A genomic window from Salvelinus alpinus chromosome 10, SLU_Salpinus.1, whole genome shotgun sequence includes:
- the lipt1 gene encoding lipoyl amidotransferase LIPT1, mitochondrial: MILRTFSNLFAQSQACFRSARAKSTLSAVIDETGKSGLILKSLSTDIFENLALEDWIHDHVDLQNRSMLFLWSNAPAVVIGRHQNPWQECNLQAMRQKGIPLARRRSGGGTVFHDLGNVNLTFFTSKKNYDRHRNLQVVTSALKGLRPDMDVRATERFDILLNGHHKISGTAAKLGRTAAYHHCTLLCSADRALLSEVLKPTCQGIKSNATQSVPSPVKNLLDEDPTLDCDTIMDSVASQYNTEFGFSSPVTLVDPSDELSLPGIQRMARELLAWEWTFGRTPKFSICTTFELKNDTSICNATLNMDIKNGIIETCDIEVPSDWLPVELSREFSLHLIGGKLCPYKTSVITAEFLRTIPQNKELERKMYNLCRRVVFMM; the protein is encoded by the coding sequence ATGATTTTAAGAACATTCTCGAATTTGTTCGCACAATCCCAAGCCTGTTTTCGATCGGCTCGAGCCAAGAGCACATTGTCAGCTGTCATTGACGAGACTGGTAAATCAGGACTTATCCTCAAATCTTTGTCAACAGACATATTTGAAAACTTAGCATTGGAGGACTGGATACACGATCATGTTGACCTCCAAAACCGGAGTATGCTCTTCTTATGGAGTAATGCCCCAGCGGTGGTGATAGGGAGACATCAGAACCCGTGGCAAGAGTGCAACCTTCAGGCCATGAGACAGAAAGGGATACCGCTCGCCAGGCGACGCAGTGGGGGCGGGACTGTATTCCACGATTTAGGAAATGTCAATTTGACTTTCTTCACGTCCAAGAAAAACTATGACCGTCACAGGAATCTCCAAGTCGTGACAAGTGCTCTGAAAGGACTCAGGCCAGACATGGATGTACGTGCAACAGAGAGGTTTGACATCTTGCTGAATGGCCACCACAAGATTTCAGGAACCGCTGCTAAATTGGGAAGGACAGCAGCTTACCATCACTGCACTCTGCTGTGTTCGGCTGACAGGGCACTTCTGTCCGAGGTGCTGAAACCGACCTGCCAGGGTATCAAGAGCAATGCAACGCAAAGCGTGCCATCCCCTGTGAAAAACCTGCTGGATGAGGACCCGACGTTGGACTGTGACACTATCATGGATTCAGTGGCATCCCAGTACAACACAGAGTTTGGTTTCAGCAGCCCTGTAACACTTGTGGACCCAAGTGATGAGCTGTCCTTGCCTGGTATCCAAAGAATGGCCCGTGAACTGTTGGCATGGGAGTGGACATTTGGAAGGACTCCTAAGTTCAGTATCTGTACGACTTTTGAGTTGAAAAATGACACGTCTATCTGCAATGCAACTCTAAACATGGACATCAAAAATGGCATTATAGAAACATGTGACATTGAGGTTCCCTCGGACTGGCTACCTGTGGAATTGTCTCGAGAGTTCTCCTTACACCTGATAGGTGGGAAATTATGTCCCTACAAGACATCAGTAATCACAGCAGAATTTCTGAGGACAATCCCACAAAATAAAGAACTTGAAAGAAAGATGTATAATCTGTGCCGAAGAGTTGTCTTCATGATGTGA
- the LOC139532395 gene encoding putative nuclease HARBI1 isoform X1, giving the protein MKAQNCVFLSALTMACPFVRDVVDEEALVLRRAFRRERVFRDRLDPLAFPDDHLYERYRFSADGIRYLCRLLGPRIKHRTARSHALSVEQMVCVALRFFASGAFLYSVGDAEQLNKATICRTIRSVCLAIKALADVFISFPGHRRLCDIKEEFYRIAGFPNVIGAVDCTHIRIKAPSGAHEADFVNRKSFHSINVQMVCNADCVISNVVAKWPGSVHDSRIFRASEIYQCLSQGEFSGVLLGDRGYGCQPFLLTPFTDPQEAQQAYNHAHARTRARV; this is encoded by the exons atgaaggcccaaaattgtgtgttcctttctgctctgacaatggcatgcccattcgtgcgagatgtggtggatgaagaagcacttgtgctgaggagagccttcaggcgagaaagggtcttcagggaccggttggacccactggccttccctgatgaccatctatatgaaagatacaggttttctgcagatggcatcaggtatctatgcagactactgggtcccaggattaagcaccgcactgcacggagccatgcactgagtgtggagcaaatggtttgtgtggccttgcgcttttttgctagtggagccttcctgtactcagtgggggatgcagaacagctgaacaaggccacaatttgccgcacaataaggagtgtgtgtctggctatcaaagcattagcagatgtcttcatctccttccctggccacagaagactctgtgacatcaaagaggagttctataggattgcag gtttccccaatgtcattggtgcagtggactgcacacacataaggataaaagccccctcaggtgcccatgaggccgattttgtgaataggaaatcctttcacagcattaatgttcag atggtctgcaatgctgactgtgtgatcagcaatgttgtggcaaaatggcctggctcagtccatgactccagaatctttcgggcctctgaaatctatcagtgcctatcacaag gtgaattctctggtgtgttgctgggagacagggggtatggctgccagccttttctcctgacacctttcacagacccccaggaagcacagcaggcctacaaccatgcccatgccaggaccagggccagagtttaa
- the LOC139532395 gene encoding uncharacterized protein isoform X3, with amino-acid sequence MNGPKRTWQQVKIKYKNILQNAVKKNTHRQGTGGGSPKADLTPAEDMALELNKGRPVLEGIPGGKETSIGSSQDATRFIQVSGSTVFLLEPPAQAPDDADPGEGPSAAATAHDGDDDEEETISLDSRRHEDPDAIQWENQPGNISSQAIRKLYGNHLRRQIELADIDIQYKKKKMENLALESEIKKRTIRKLDLEIKKLERELQEDDTAQNKN; translated from the exons atgaacgggccaaaacggacatggcagcaggtcaaaatcaaatacaagaacattctgcagaatg cagtgaaaaagaatacccacagacaaggcacgggtggtgggtcaccaaaggctgaccttaccccagcagaggacatggccttggagctaaataaaggcaggcccgtcttagaggggatccctggggggaaagagacgagcataggttcctcccaagatgccacccgcttcattcaag tgtctggcagcactgtgttcctgttagagccaccagcacaagcaccagacgatgctgatcca ggtgaaggccccagtgcagcagcaacagcacatgatggagacgatgatgaggaggagaccatctctctggattccagaaggcatgag gacccagatgctatacagtgggaaaaccagcctggcaacata agctcacaagctatcagaaagttgtatggcaaccacctccggcgccaaatagaactggcagacatagacattcagtacaagaagaaaaagatggaaaatcttgcactggagtccgaaataaaaaagaggacaattaggaaactggaccttgaaataaaaaaacttgagagggag ctccaagaagatgacacagctcaaaataaaaattag
- the LOC139532395 gene encoding uncharacterized protein isoform X4 encodes MNGPKRTWQQVKIKYKNILQNAVKKNTHRQGTGGGSPKADLTPAEDMALELNKGRPVLEGIPGGKETSIGSSQDATRFIQVSGSTVFLLEPPAQAPDDADPGEGPSAAATAHDGDDDEEETISLDSRRHESSQAIRKLYGNHLRRQIELADIDIQYKKKKMENLALESEIKKRTIRKLDLEIKKLEREVRYAFNVHCMLTVTQMY; translated from the exons atgaacgggccaaaacggacatggcagcaggtcaaaatcaaatacaagaacattctgcagaatg cagtgaaaaagaatacccacagacaaggcacgggtggtgggtcaccaaaggctgaccttaccccagcagaggacatggccttggagctaaataaaggcaggcccgtcttagaggggatccctggggggaaagagacgagcataggttcctcccaagatgccacccgcttcattcaag tgtctggcagcactgtgttcctgttagagccaccagcacaagcaccagacgatgctgatcca ggtgaaggccccagtgcagcagcaacagcacatgatggagacgatgatgaggaggagaccatctctctggattccagaaggcatgag agctcacaagctatcagaaagttgtatggcaaccacctccggcgccaaatagaactggcagacatagacattcagtacaagaagaaaaagatggaaaatcttgcactggagtccgaaataaaaaagaggacaattaggaaactggaccttgaaataaaaaaacttgagagggaggtgagatatgccttcaatgtacactgtatgctaactgtaacacaaatgtattaa
- the LOC139532395 gene encoding uncharacterized protein isoform X2, with amino-acid sequence MNGPKRTWQQVKIKYKNILQNAVKKNTHRQGTGGGSPKADLTPAEDMALELNKGRPVLEGIPGGKETSIGSSQDATRFIQVSGSTVFLLEPPAQAPDDADPGEGPSAAATAHDGDDDEEETISLDSRRHEDPDAIQWENQPGNISSQAIRKLYGNHLRRQIELADIDIQYKKKKMENLALESEIKKRTIRKLDLEIKKLEREVRYAFNVHCMLTVTQMY; translated from the exons atgaacgggccaaaacggacatggcagcaggtcaaaatcaaatacaagaacattctgcagaatg cagtgaaaaagaatacccacagacaaggcacgggtggtgggtcaccaaaggctgaccttaccccagcagaggacatggccttggagctaaataaaggcaggcccgtcttagaggggatccctggggggaaagagacgagcataggttcctcccaagatgccacccgcttcattcaag tgtctggcagcactgtgttcctgttagagccaccagcacaagcaccagacgatgctgatcca ggtgaaggccccagtgcagcagcaacagcacatgatggagacgatgatgaggaggagaccatctctctggattccagaaggcatgag gacccagatgctatacagtgggaaaaccagcctggcaacata agctcacaagctatcagaaagttgtatggcaaccacctccggcgccaaatagaactggcagacatagacattcagtacaagaagaaaaagatggaaaatcttgcactggagtccgaaataaaaaagaggacaattaggaaactggaccttgaaataaaaaaacttgagagggaggtgagatatgccttcaatgtacactgtatgctaactgtaacacaaatgtattaa